One Skermanella sp. TT6 genomic window, TCAGGTAAAGGTAGACTCGGCGTCAAATACAGCAATCCGCTCAAATGAGACTGACCCCAAAGGTAGAGTGACCGAGTCCCATCAGTCGGACCGTATGGCCTGCATCTATACCGTAAGTCCGCCATCCGTCTGGTTTGGGTATCACGTTCCATTTTGGGTGTCGAGATCGTTATCCGCTCCGCCTGGATCTGGACTTCGCGGTCCAGGGCAGCGTCGGGATGCCTTCCCGCGGGATCGTGCAAGGCCGGCGGCACCATCGGGGGTGCGACAATCACCGGATAAGATCCGTGAACCGTGTCGTATACCCGACATGATCCCGACAGCAGGCCGGGTCGTCGCGTTGCCAACACGACACTGCGCGGTCCGTGAGGATCGAATAACTCGTTGATCTATAGTGGAGATTCCGGAGTCTTCCGGATTGGCCCCGTTCTTGCTCAGTCCTCCCGCAGAGCGTCTAGGCGCCCTTCGGCTGCAAGGGAAGGATTGGACCATGAATGTAATCTCGTTGGACAGCATCCTCGGCGTGGGGGAGTTGAAGTCCAAGCCGGCACCGGCCGCTTCGGGCTGCACGACATCCAGTTGCGGCTCCTCCGACGGTCCCTCGGACATGGCGCCGGAAGTCTGGGAGAAGGTCAAGAACCATCCCTGCTACAGCGAAGAGGCGCACCACTACTATGCGCGCATGCACGTGGCGGTGGCCCCGGCCTGCAACATCCAGTGCAACTACTGCAATCGCAAGTACGACTGCGCCAACGAGAGCCGCCCTGGCGTCGTCAGCGAGAAGCTGACCGCCGAGCAGGCCGTCCGCAAGGTCCTGGCCGTCGCCGCCGAGATCCCGCAACTCTCGGTGGTCGGCATCGCCGGGCCGGGCGACAGCCTCGCGGCCGGAGCCAAGCAGACGATCGAGACCTTCGAGCAGCTCTCCAGGCTGGCTCCGGATATCAAGCTGTGCCTGTCCACCAACGGGCTGGCCCTGCCGGACTATGTGGACCGGATCAAGGACCTGAACATCGACCACGTCACGATCACCATCAACATGGTCGATCCCGAGGTCGGCCAGCACATCTACCCCTGGATCTTCTACGACCATAAGCGCTGGACCGGGATCGAGGCGTCGAGGATCCTCCACGAGCGCCAGATGCTGGGGCTGGAGATGCTGCGCGACGCCGGCATCCTCGCCAAGATCAACTCGGTCATGATCCCCGGCATCAACGACGAGCACCTGATGGACGTCAACCGCGAGGTCAAGGCCCGCGGCGCGTTCCTGCACAACATCATGCCGCTGATCTCGGATCCGGCGCACGGAACCCATTTCGGCCTGACCGGCCAGCGCGGGCCGACCGCGCAGGAGCTGAAGGCGCTTCAGGACAGGTGCGAAGGCGACATGAAGCTGATGCGCCACTGCCGCCAGTGCCGCGCCGACGCCGTCGGCCTGCTGGGCGAAGACCGGGGCGAGGAGTTCACCGCCGAGAAGGTCATGCAGATGGACATCGACATCGACGGCGGCGGCTTCACCAAACGCGAGACCTACCGCGAGCATGTCGAGGCCGAGCGCGCCCAGCGCCACCAGTCCAAGGCCGCCGCCATCGCCGAGGTCGCCCACATCGCCGGCGAGAAGCCGATCCTGATCGCGGTGGCGACCAAGGGCGGCGAGCGGATCAACGAGCATTTCGGCCACGCCAAGGAGTTCCAGATCTACGAGGTCGATGCCAGGGGCGCCAAGTTCGTCGGCCACCGGCGCGTCGACCTCTACTGCGAAGGCGGTTCCGGCGACGAGGACGGGCTGGAAACGATCATCCAGGCGATCAACGACTGCGTCGCCGTGCTGGTCGCCAAGATCGGCGGCTGCCCGAGCAAGTCCCTGGAAGCGGCCGGGATCGAGCCGGTGGACCGCTTCGCCTTCGAATACATCGAGGAATCGGCCCTGGCCTACTACGCCGCCTACACCGAGCGGCTCGGGACGGGTGCGATCCGCCAGAAGATCGGCGCCGACGCGGTGATCCGCCAGGGTGCCTATACCGCACGTCGCGCCTGATCCGGACCGGAGATCCGACTAAGGCGCGTGGTGCGCTGATCGGCCACCTTGGCGAGAGACCAGGGTGGCGTGAGAATCGAGACTGCGAGCGGAATCCCGGCGGCGAGGCCGGGTACAACAGGAGAAGACCGATGGCCTACAAGATCAAAGCGAGCGATTGCACCGTCTGCGGCGCCTGCGAAGCCGAATGCCCGAACGAGGCGATCAGCTTCAAGAAGGGCACCTACGTGATCGACGCGTCCAAGTGCACCGAGTGCCAGGGCAGCTTCGACTCCCCGCAATGCGCGGCCGTCTGCCCCGCCGACTGCTGCGTGCCGGCCTGACGCCCCGCATCCGGAGCCTCGGAAGGACGGGAAAGCGCCGGTCCAGGCGTCTTCCCGTCTTCGGCACCTCGGCCCCGCCCATCCCCTTTTCCGCCCAGCGTTGACGGGAGCGCGCGAGTGACACCGCCCGACACGGCGCCTTTGGATCTGACGACGAGTGGTCCGGACGACGATGCCTGGCTGTCGCGCCGCTACTATGGCGGCGACCTTCCGGCGGAGGCGGAGCGGCAGCTTCATTTGGCGGGCCGCCACTATTGCGACGACGCGCTGGCCGAGTCCCATCTGGCACGGGCGGCGGCGATCGCGCCGGGTCACCGGGCGGTCGATCTCGGACACTACAAGTACTTCCTCTACAAGGCACGCCTTGCCGAGACGCTGACCTACGCCGTCCGGATGCTCGACCATGCGAGCGCCGGCATCGGTCTCAATCATTCCGACTGGCGGCTGGTCACGCGCCGCCACGCCGATTTCGACGCCCTGGAGCCGGCGCCCCGGATCTATCTCTTCACGGTCAAGGCGCTGGGCTACCTGCATGCCCGGCTCGGCCGGCAGGAGGAGGGGCGGGCGCTGCTGGAGAAGGTGGCCGAACTCGATCCGGCGGACCGGATCGGCGTCAGGCCCCTGCTGGCAGTCCTCGACCGGCGCGCGAACGACCGCGAGGATGACGAATCATGACGTTCCATGACATGGACGAGGCCCTGGACTGGCTCGGCCGGCCGGTGGACTGCTCCGCCTGCCGCTATGCCGACCGCAAGCCGGATGGCCGGTGCCAGCCGCTCAAGGCCTGCGTCCACGATCGCTACGCCAAGCGCATCCAGCGGTTCTTCCAGTGGAACGAGGATCTCGCGGTAGAACAGCTGGACCATCCCTACTTCGAGGTGCGCGCCATCGCCGTGCGCCATGCGCCGCT contains:
- a CDS encoding 4Fe-4S dicluster domain-containing protein gives rise to the protein MAYKIKASDCTVCGACEAECPNEAISFKKGTYVIDASKCTECQGSFDSPQCAAVCPADCCVPA
- the nifB gene encoding nitrogenase cofactor biosynthesis protein NifB, giving the protein MNVISLDSILGVGELKSKPAPAASGCTTSSCGSSDGPSDMAPEVWEKVKNHPCYSEEAHHYYARMHVAVAPACNIQCNYCNRKYDCANESRPGVVSEKLTAEQAVRKVLAVAAEIPQLSVVGIAGPGDSLAAGAKQTIETFEQLSRLAPDIKLCLSTNGLALPDYVDRIKDLNIDHVTITINMVDPEVGQHIYPWIFYDHKRWTGIEASRILHERQMLGLEMLRDAGILAKINSVMIPGINDEHLMDVNREVKARGAFLHNIMPLISDPAHGTHFGLTGQRGPTAQELKALQDRCEGDMKLMRHCRQCRADAVGLLGEDRGEEFTAEKVMQMDIDIDGGGFTKRETYREHVEAERAQRHQSKAAAIAEVAHIAGEKPILIAVATKGGERINEHFGHAKEFQIYEVDARGAKFVGHRRVDLYCEGGSGDEDGLETIIQAINDCVAVLVAKIGGCPSKSLEAAGIEPVDRFAFEYIEESALAYYAAYTERLGTGAIRQKIGADAVIRQGAYTARRA